In a single window of the Delftia tsuruhatensis genome:
- a CDS encoding IS3 family transposase (programmed frameshift), translated as MKKSRFSEEQMVTILREADRTTVAEAAKKHKVSEATIYAWRKHFGQMEAADVKRLKALELENSRLKKLLAERDLDLEILKEINAKKLVSPLARREQLAFVRARGLSLRRACGLIGMSRATPSYELRLPAKDAPVLAAMKELSAMYPRYGYRRIRVFLRRKGFELSWSRTHRLWRQAGLLVPRKRPRKRIASLRPRIHTPFKANMVWAYDFVFDTTASGQQIKCLTVVDEYTRECLAIDVAGAIRSKRVIEVLSRLVSLHGAPLFMRSDNGPEFVSQAILEWISASGIATVLNDPGKPWQNGTDESFNGKFRDECLSIEWFRSRREAAALIEAWRNHYNEVRPHSSLQYLTPAEFKLELRKEPQPAVF; from the exons ATGAAGAAGAGTCGATTTTCAGAAGAGCAAATGGTCACGATCCTGCGCGAAGCAGATCGAACGACGGTGGCCGAGGCCGCCAAGAAGCACAAGGTCAGCGAAGCCACCATCTATGCCTGGCGCAAACACTTCGGCCAGATGGAAGCGGCCGACGTCAAGCGTCTGAAGGCCCTGGAGCTTGAGAACAGCCGGCTGAAGAAGCTTCTTGCCGAGCGAGATCTGGACCTCGAGATTCTCAAGGAGATCAACGCAAAAAAAT TGGTGAGCCCGTTGGCTCGGCGCGAGCAACTGGCCTTCGTGCGCGCACGTGGCTTGAGTCTGCGCCGCGCCTGCGGGCTCATCGGCATGTCACGCGCCACGCCCAGTTACGAGTTGCGCTTGCCCGCCAAGGATGCGCCGGTGCTTGCGGCGATGAAGGAACTGTCGGCCATGTATCCGCGCTACGGCTATCGCCGCATTCGCGTATTCCTGCGTCGCAAGGGCTTCGAGCTGAGTTGGTCTCGCACGCACAGGCTGTGGCGTCAGGCGGGCCTGCTGGTGCCCCGGAAACGGCCGCGCAAGCGCATCGCATCGCTGCGCCCGCGCATCCACACGCCGTTCAAGGCCAACATGGTCTGGGCCTATGACTTCGTCTTCGACACCACGGCCAGCGGTCAGCAGATCAAGTGCCTGACCGTGGTGGACGAATACACCCGGGAGTGCCTGGCCATCGACGTGGCTGGGGCCATCCGTTCCAAGCGCGTGATCGAGGTGCTTTCGCGGCTGGTCAGCCTGCACGGGGCGCCGCTGTTCATGCGCTCGGACAATGGCCCCGAGTTCGTCAGCCAGGCGATCCTGGAGTGGATCTCAGCCTCGGGCATTGCCACCGTGCTCAACGATCCCGGCAAGCCCTGGCAGAACGGCACCGACGAAAGCTTCAACGGCAAGTTCCGCGACGAGTGTCTGTCCATCGAGTGGTTCCGTTCGCGCCGCGAAGCCGCTGCCCTGATCGAAGCCTGGCGCAATCACTACAACGAGGTACGTCCCCACAGCAGCCTGCAATACTTGACCCCGGCAGAGTTCAAACTCGAACTCCGCAAAGAACCGCAACCCGCCGTCTTCTAG
- the thrS gene encoding threonine--tRNA ligase yields MIHITLPDGSQREYPGPVTVAEVAASIGSGLAKAALAGKVGTGDEAKVVDTSYVLDKDQPLSIVTAKDADGLEVIRHSTAHLLAYAVKELFPDAQVTIGPVIENGFYYDFSYKRPFTPEDLVAIEKRMAELAAKDEPVVRRVLPRDEAVAYFKGIGENYKAEIIASIPSNEDVSLYREGSFEDLCRGPHVPSTGKLRFFKLMKVAGAYWRGDHRNEMLQRVYGTAWATKDDLQQYLHMLEEAEKRDHRKLGRELDLFHIDEHSPGTVFWHPKGWSLWQEVEQYMRRVYRDNGYQEVKGPQILDKTLWEKTGHWDKYRENMFVTESEKRDYALKPMNCPGHILIFKQGIKSYRDLPLRYGEFGQCHRNEPTGGLHGIMRVRGFTQDDGHVFCTEDQIQPEVLAFTTLLQKVYKDFGFTDIIYKVATRPEARIGSDEIWDKAEAALINSLEASGCEYVISPGDGAFYGPKIEYTLKDAIGRQWQCGTIQVDFSMPERLDAEYVGEDGERHRPVMLHRAIVGSLERFIGILIEQHAGAMPLWLAPVQVAVLNITDAQADYVREVAQKLQKALPNQGLRVVTDLRNEKITYKIREHSLQKLPYILVAGDKEKAAGAVAVRARGNKDLGVMSVDEFVQLVSADIAAKA; encoded by the coding sequence ATGATCCACATTACGCTTCCCGATGGTTCGCAACGCGAGTACCCCGGCCCGGTCACCGTGGCCGAGGTGGCCGCATCGATCGGCTCCGGCCTGGCCAAGGCTGCGCTGGCCGGCAAGGTCGGCACGGGCGACGAGGCCAAGGTGGTGGACACCAGCTACGTTCTCGACAAGGACCAGCCCCTGTCCATCGTGACGGCCAAGGATGCCGACGGCCTGGAAGTCATCCGCCATTCGACGGCCCACCTGCTGGCCTATGCGGTCAAGGAGCTGTTTCCCGACGCCCAGGTCACGATCGGCCCGGTGATCGAGAACGGCTTCTACTACGACTTCTCGTACAAGCGTCCCTTCACGCCCGAGGATCTGGTCGCCATCGAAAAGCGCATGGCCGAACTGGCCGCCAAGGACGAGCCCGTGGTGCGCCGCGTGCTGCCGCGCGATGAGGCCGTGGCCTACTTCAAGGGCATCGGCGAGAATTACAAGGCCGAGATCATCGCCAGCATCCCCTCGAACGAAGACGTGAGCCTGTACCGCGAGGGCAGCTTCGAGGACCTGTGCCGCGGCCCCCACGTGCCCAGCACGGGCAAGCTCAGGTTCTTCAAGCTCATGAAGGTGGCGGGCGCCTACTGGCGCGGTGACCATCGCAACGAGATGCTGCAGCGTGTTTACGGCACGGCCTGGGCGACCAAGGACGACCTCCAGCAGTACCTGCACATGCTGGAGGAGGCGGAAAAGCGCGACCACCGCAAGCTGGGACGCGAACTGGACCTGTTCCACATCGACGAGCACTCGCCCGGCACCGTGTTCTGGCATCCCAAGGGCTGGTCGCTGTGGCAGGAGGTCGAGCAGTACATGCGCCGTGTGTACCGCGACAACGGCTACCAGGAGGTCAAGGGCCCGCAGATCCTGGACAAGACGCTGTGGGAGAAGACCGGCCACTGGGACAAGTACCGTGAGAACATGTTCGTCACGGAATCGGAAAAGCGCGACTACGCGCTCAAGCCGATGAACTGTCCCGGCCACATCCTCATCTTCAAGCAGGGCATCAAGAGCTATCGCGACCTGCCGCTGCGCTATGGCGAATTCGGCCAGTGCCACCGCAACGAGCCCACGGGGGGGCTGCACGGCATCATGCGCGTGCGCGGCTTCACGCAGGATGATGGTCACGTCTTCTGCACGGAAGACCAGATCCAGCCCGAAGTGCTGGCCTTCACCACGCTGCTGCAAAAGGTCTACAAGGACTTCGGCTTTACCGACATCATCTACAAGGTCGCGACCCGGCCCGAGGCACGCATCGGCTCCGACGAGATCTGGGACAAGGCCGAGGCCGCGCTGATCAACAGCCTGGAGGCTTCGGGCTGCGAATACGTGATCTCCCCCGGTGACGGTGCGTTCTATGGCCCCAAGATCGAGTACACGCTCAAAGACGCCATCGGTCGTCAGTGGCAGTGCGGCACGATCCAGGTGGATTTCTCCATGCCCGAGCGTCTCGATGCGGAATACGTGGGCGAGGATGGCGAGCGCCATCGTCCCGTGATGCTGCACCGTGCCATCGTCGGCAGCCTGGAGCGCTTCATCGGCATCCTGATCGAGCAGCACGCCGGTGCCATGCCCCTGTGGCTGGCTCCCGTGCAGGTCGCGGTGCTCAATATCACCGACGCCCAGGCGGACTATGTGCGCGAAGTGGCGCAAAAGCTGCAAAAAGCATTGCCGAATCAAGGCCTTAGGGTGGTGACTGATCTGCGCAACGAAAAGATTACGTATAAAATACGGGAGCATTCGTTGCAAAAGCTGCCTTACATCCTCGTCGCCGGCGACAAGGAGAAGGCGGCCGGAGCAGTGGCAGTGCGCGCACGGGGCAACAAGGACCTGGGCGTGATGTCCGTGGACGAGTTCGTACAGCTCGTCAGCGCCGACATCGCGGCCAAGGCCTGA
- the rpmI gene encoding 50S ribosomal protein L35: MPKMKTKSSAKKRFRVRPGGTVKRGQAFKRHILTKKTTKNKRHLRGAVAVHETNMGHIAQMLPMAGL; encoded by the coding sequence ATGCCCAAAATGAAGACCAAGAGCAGCGCGAAGAAGCGTTTTCGCGTTCGTCCCGGTGGCACCGTCAAGCGCGGTCAAGCCTTCAAGCGTCACATCCTGACCAAGAAGACCACCAAGAACAAGCGTCACCTGCGTGGTGCAGTGGCTGTGCATGAGACCAACATGGGTCACATTGCTCAGATGCTGCCGATGGCTGGCCTGTAA
- the pheT gene encoding phenylalanine--tRNA ligase subunit beta: MQFPESWLREFCNPPLTTQELADTLTMAGLEVEELEPVAPPFTKIVVGEIKAAQQHPDADRLRVCQVDVGGPELLTIVCGAPNARVGIRVPCAMVGAELPPGEDGKPFLIKVGKLRGVESFGMLCSARELKLSEDHGGLMELPPDAPLGRNIREYLNLDDTLFTLKLTPNLAHCLSVYGVARELAALTGAPLKPQSFTPVAVGVQDRLAVRIEAPDLCGRFSGRVVRNVNTQAKTPQWMVDRLARCGQRSVAPLVDISNYVMFELGRPSHIFDLDKIHGGLQVRWGKEGEQLKLLNGNTVTVDGQVGVIADDREVESLAGIMGGDATAVSDDTRHIYIEAAFWWPKSIAGRSRRFNFSTDAGHRFERGVDPELTVEHIERITELVLQICGTSETVCGPVDDQKADMPVARPVTLRVARAAKVIGMPLTQQQCHDALAGLGLPVEPGDGVLTVTPPSFRFDLNIEEDLIEEVARMVGYEKLPTTKPLAPIAPKLRAENRRSQFAVRRALADLGYQETINFSFVEAAWEKDLAGNADPIQLLNPIASQLSVMRSSLIGSLMQVLKFNADRKAERVRVFELGRVFLKDESVVDSDTTVKGFRQPMRVAGLAWGAAEQLQWGRGEARVDFYDVKGDVEALLAPRKPVFEPAEHPAMHPGRCARVLLDGQSIGFIGELHPQWRQQWDLAQAPVLFELELDAVLAREVPVFKPVAKHQAVERDIAVVVNEKTTHAQLMQAIEAARIGGLLRSAVLFDVFRPKALKAGETAAPGALAQDEKSLAVRLTLGSDDSSLTDVQIEQAVQAVIEQLTQRLGARLRA, translated from the coding sequence ATGCAATTTCCCGAATCCTGGCTGCGCGAGTTCTGCAATCCGCCGCTGACCACCCAAGAGCTGGCCGACACCCTGACCATGGCCGGTCTGGAGGTGGAGGAACTGGAGCCCGTGGCACCGCCGTTCACCAAGATCGTCGTCGGCGAGATCAAGGCCGCCCAGCAGCATCCCGATGCCGACCGCCTGCGTGTCTGCCAGGTCGACGTCGGTGGCCCCGAGCTGCTGACCATCGTCTGCGGCGCGCCCAACGCGCGCGTGGGCATCCGCGTGCCCTGCGCCATGGTGGGGGCCGAGCTGCCTCCCGGTGAGGACGGCAAGCCTTTCCTGATCAAGGTCGGCAAGCTGCGCGGGGTGGAGAGCTTCGGCATGCTGTGCTCGGCACGCGAGCTCAAGCTGTCCGAGGACCACGGCGGCCTGATGGAGCTGCCGCCGGACGCGCCCCTGGGTCGGAACATCCGCGAGTACCTGAACCTGGACGACACGCTGTTCACGCTCAAGCTCACGCCCAACCTGGCGCATTGCCTGAGCGTCTATGGCGTGGCACGCGAATTGGCTGCGCTGACCGGCGCGCCGCTCAAGCCCCAGTCGTTCACGCCTGTCGCCGTGGGCGTGCAGGACAGGCTGGCCGTGAGGATCGAGGCGCCCGACCTGTGCGGCCGCTTTTCGGGCCGCGTGGTGCGCAACGTCAACACCCAGGCGAAAACGCCGCAGTGGATGGTCGATCGCCTGGCGCGCTGCGGCCAGCGCAGCGTGGCGCCGCTGGTGGACATCTCCAACTATGTGATGTTCGAGCTGGGCCGTCCCTCCCACATCTTCGATCTGGACAAGATCCACGGCGGCCTGCAGGTGCGCTGGGGTAAGGAAGGCGAGCAGCTCAAGCTGCTCAACGGCAACACCGTCACCGTGGATGGACAGGTGGGCGTGATCGCCGATGACCGCGAAGTCGAGTCGCTGGCCGGCATCATGGGCGGCGATGCCACTGCCGTGTCCGACGACACGCGCCACATCTACATCGAGGCCGCGTTCTGGTGGCCCAAGTCCATCGCCGGCCGTTCGCGCCGCTTCAATTTCTCCACCGATGCGGGCCACCGCTTCGAGCGCGGCGTGGATCCCGAGCTCACGGTCGAGCACATCGAACGCATCACCGAGCTGGTGCTGCAGATCTGCGGCACCTCCGAGACCGTCTGCGGTCCCGTCGACGACCAGAAGGCCGACATGCCCGTGGCCAGGCCCGTCACGCTGCGCGTCGCGCGCGCAGCCAAGGTCATCGGCATGCCGCTGACGCAGCAGCAATGCCATGACGCGCTGGCCGGCCTGGGCCTGCCGGTGGAGCCGGGCGACGGCGTGCTGACCGTCACGCCGCCGAGCTTCCGCTTCGACCTGAACATCGAGGAAGACCTGATCGAGGAAGTGGCGCGCATGGTGGGCTATGAAAAGCTGCCCACCACCAAGCCGCTGGCGCCCATCGCGCCCAAGCTGCGCGCGGAGAATCGCCGCAGCCAGTTCGCCGTGCGCCGTGCGCTGGCCGATCTGGGTTACCAGGAAACCATCAACTTCAGCTTCGTGGAAGCCGCATGGGAGAAGGACCTGGCCGGCAACGCGGATCCGATTCAGCTGCTCAATCCGATTGCCAGCCAGCTCAGCGTCATGCGCTCCAGCCTCATCGGCTCGCTGATGCAGGTGCTCAAGTTCAATGCCGACCGCAAGGCCGAGCGCGTGCGCGTGTTCGAGCTGGGCCGTGTCTTCCTGAAGGACGAAAGCGTCGTGGACAGTGACACCACGGTCAAGGGCTTTCGCCAGCCCATGCGCGTGGCGGGCCTGGCCTGGGGTGCTGCCGAGCAACTGCAATGGGGCCGCGGCGAGGCCCGCGTCGACTTCTACGACGTCAAGGGCGATGTCGAGGCGCTGCTGGCGCCGCGCAAGCCCGTGTTCGAACCGGCCGAGCATCCGGCCATGCACCCGGGCCGCTGCGCGCGCGTGCTGCTCGATGGCCAGTCCATCGGCTTCATCGGCGAGCTGCATCCCCAGTGGCGCCAGCAATGGGACCTGGCCCAGGCGCCCGTGCTGTTCGAGCTGGAACTGGACGCCGTGCTGGCACGCGAAGTGCCGGTGTTCAAGCCTGTGGCCAAGCACCAGGCCGTGGAGCGTGACATCGCCGTGGTCGTGAACGAGAAAACCACGCATGCCCAACTGATGCAGGCCATCGAGGCGGCCCGGATCGGCGGTCTGCTGCGCTCCGCCGTGCTGTTCGATGTCTTCCGCCCCAAGGCGCTCAAGGCTGGAGAAACCGCAGCGCCCGGTGCGCTGGCCCAGGACGAAAAGAGCCTGGCCGTGCGCCTGACGCTGGGCAGCGACGACAGCTCGCTGACCGATGTGCAGATCGAGCAGGCCGTGCAGGCCGTGATCGAGCAGTTGACGCAGCGCCTGGGCGCACGCCTGCGCGCATGA
- the rplT gene encoding 50S ribosomal protein L20 — protein MPRVKRGVTARARHKKVLALSKGFRGRRGNVFRIAKQAVMKAGQYAYRDRRAKKRVFRRLWIARINAAARELGLTYSQFANGLKKAAIEIDRKMLADIAVHDKAAFSSIVDQVKAKLAA, from the coding sequence ATGCCTCGCGTCAAACGTGGTGTAACGGCCCGCGCCCGTCACAAGAAAGTTCTGGCCCTGTCCAAGGGTTTCCGCGGTCGCCGCGGCAATGTCTTCCGCATCGCCAAGCAGGCGGTGATGAAGGCCGGGCAATATGCCTACCGTGACCGCCGTGCCAAGAAGCGCGTGTTCCGCCGTCTGTGGATCGCCCGTATCAACGCCGCTGCACGTGAACTGGGCCTGACCTACAGCCAGTTCGCCAACGGCCTGAAGAAGGCAGCCATCGAGATCGACCGCAAGATGCTGGCCGATATCGCGGTGCACGACAAGGCTGCTTTCAGCAGCATCGTTGATCAAGTCAAGGCCAAGCTGGCTGCTTGA
- a CDS encoding DUF4177 domain-containing protein — translation MEYEYKVIDVADGAISSLLLGEGRIETEVLEAYINAMASEGWRLVFMEKVMQRHLVAADRETLMVTFERRVPESERVARAARCIDDVIRAEDAAKRKGRGAAAGAAGMVAAGAVLSNLLSEE, via the coding sequence ATGGAGTACGAATACAAGGTAATTGACGTGGCCGATGGAGCGATCAGTTCGCTTTTGCTCGGAGAGGGTCGAATCGAAACAGAAGTTTTGGAGGCCTATATCAATGCCATGGCGTCTGAAGGATGGCGCTTGGTGTTCATGGAAAAGGTCATGCAAAGGCATCTCGTCGCTGCAGATAGAGAAACCTTGATGGTCACTTTTGAAAGGAGAGTTCCGGAATCCGAGCGCGTCGCAAGAGCCGCGAGGTGTATTGACGATGTGATTCGTGCAGAAGATGCAGCCAAGCGCAAGGGGCGTGGAGCTGCCGCCGGGGCAGCGGGCATGGTTGCCGCAGGAGCGGTATTGAGCAATCTACTGAGTGAGGAATAA
- a CDS encoding MerR family transcriptional regulator yields MASPLPQIPAKRYFTIGEVADLCDVKPHVLRYWEQEFTQLRPMKRRGNRRYYQHHEVLMIRRIRELLYEQGFTINGARNRLRETSAAVAVPALQAGAVAVEPAMPSLLAGDGAACATLGPEAVREELLQIRSLLSI; encoded by the coding sequence ATGGCTTCACCTTTGCCCCAGATTCCCGCCAAGCGCTACTTCACCATCGGTGAGGTGGCGGATCTGTGCGACGTCAAGCCGCACGTGCTGCGCTACTGGGAGCAGGAATTCACGCAGCTGCGGCCCATGAAGCGCCGGGGCAACCGCCGCTATTACCAGCACCACGAAGTGCTGATGATCCGGCGCATACGGGAGCTGCTCTATGAACAGGGCTTCACCATCAACGGTGCGCGCAACCGGCTGCGCGAGACGTCGGCGGCGGTGGCAGTGCCTGCGCTGCAGGCGGGTGCCGTGGCGGTGGAGCCTGCCATGCCGTCGCTGCTGGCGGGCGATGGCGCAGCCTGTGCCACGCTGGGTCCTGAAGCCGTTCGTGAAGAGCTTTTGCAGATTCGTTCGCTGCTTTCTATTTGA
- the pheS gene encoding phenylalanine--tRNA ligase subunit alpha produces the protein MNELDSLVESAQQLFAQAQTPADLENAKAQFLGKSGKVTELMKGMAQLSVEEKKSRGAAINVAKQGIEAALTARRKALADAELQAHLKAEVLDVTLPGRRRGQGGLHPVSLTLERIEGIFGSMGFDVAEGPEIESDWFNFTALNTPEDHPARSMHDTFYVEGGTQQAPNLLRTHTSPMQVRHAVQHVKKYRERLDAGQDMPEIRVIAPGRTYRVDSDATHSPMFHQCEGLWIGENVSFKDLKVVFTDFCKTFFESDDLVLRFRPSFFPFTEPSAEIDIQFQSGPLAGRWLEVAGSGQVHPNVVRNMGLDPEKYIGFAFGMGPDRLTMLRYGVNDLRLFFDGDIRFLSQFR, from the coding sequence ATGAACGAGTTGGATTCTCTGGTCGAGAGCGCGCAGCAGCTGTTCGCGCAGGCACAAACCCCCGCCGATCTGGAAAACGCCAAGGCGCAGTTTCTGGGCAAGTCGGGCAAGGTGACCGAGCTCATGAAGGGCATGGCGCAGCTTTCCGTCGAAGAGAAGAAATCGCGCGGTGCTGCCATCAACGTGGCAAAGCAGGGGATCGAGGCCGCACTGACGGCACGCCGCAAGGCCCTGGCCGACGCAGAGCTGCAGGCCCACCTCAAGGCCGAGGTGCTGGATGTGACGCTGCCGGGCCGTCGCCGCGGGCAGGGCGGTCTGCATCCCGTATCGCTGACGCTGGAGCGCATCGAAGGCATCTTCGGCTCCATGGGCTTCGATGTGGCCGAAGGCCCCGAGATCGAGTCCGACTGGTTCAATTTCACGGCGCTGAACACGCCGGAGGACCACCCCGCCCGCTCCATGCACGACACCTTCTATGTGGAAGGCGGCACGCAGCAGGCCCCCAATCTGCTGCGCACGCACACCAGCCCGATGCAGGTGCGCCATGCCGTGCAGCATGTCAAGAAATACCGTGAGCGCCTCGATGCCGGCCAGGACATGCCCGAGATCCGCGTGATCGCGCCGGGCCGTACCTACCGCGTGGACAGCGATGCCACCCACTCCCCGATGTTCCACCAGTGCGAAGGCCTGTGGATCGGCGAGAACGTCAGCTTCAAGGACCTGAAGGTCGTCTTCACGGATTTCTGCAAGACCTTCTTCGAGAGCGACGACCTGGTGCTGCGCTTTCGCCCCAGCTTCTTCCCCTTCACCGAGCCCAGCGCCGAGATCGACATCCAGTTCCAGAGCGGCCCGCTGGCCGGCCGCTGGCTGGAAGTGGCCGGTTCGGGCCAGGTGCACCCCAACGTGGTGCGCAACATGGGTCTGGATCCTGAAAAGTACATCGGCTTCGCCTTTGGCATGGGCCCCGACCGCCTGACCATGCTGCGCTACGGCGTCAATGACCTGCGCCTGTTCTTCGACGGCGACATCCGCTTTCTGTCGCAATTCCGTTGA
- a CDS encoding alpha/beta hydrolase — protein MPLDPHLAGVLQMLAAANHKPTADGTPEEGRAGYLALTAGSLAPGQRIAVASVQDTTVPGAQGPVPARIYRPEGAGPLPTVAYFHGGGYVLGSLDTHDNMCREICRGAQVVVVSVDYRLAPEHPFPAGIEDAVAATRWIAAHSHELGGTATVAVAGDSAGGNFCAVVAQQLRDTDTPLAAQFLIYPAVDHAAATYPSAEQNATGYFLEAETMAWFYNHYAGTWADPMDPRLAPLQSPSLANLPPAVVVTAEFDPLRDQGAAYAEALRAAGSHAELIEGPGMIHGFFDMGRWSPGAQAIITRSIDRFGALLRHKD, from the coding sequence ATGCCTCTGGACCCGCATCTCGCCGGCGTGCTGCAAATGCTGGCCGCCGCCAACCATAAGCCCACCGCAGATGGCACTCCCGAAGAAGGGCGTGCAGGCTATCTGGCGCTGACCGCAGGCTCGCTGGCGCCCGGGCAGCGCATCGCCGTTGCCAGCGTGCAGGACACCACCGTGCCCGGCGCGCAGGGTCCTGTCCCGGCGCGCATCTACCGGCCCGAAGGCGCGGGCCCCTTGCCCACCGTGGCCTACTTCCACGGGGGCGGCTACGTCCTCGGCAGCCTGGACACGCACGACAACATGTGCCGCGAGATCTGCCGCGGCGCGCAGGTCGTGGTGGTGTCCGTGGACTACCGCCTCGCACCCGAACACCCCTTTCCGGCAGGCATCGAAGACGCCGTGGCCGCCACGCGGTGGATCGCAGCCCATTCCCATGAGCTGGGAGGCACCGCCACCGTGGCCGTGGCGGGCGACAGCGCGGGAGGCAACTTCTGCGCCGTGGTGGCGCAACAGCTGCGCGACACGGACACACCGCTGGCCGCGCAGTTCCTGATCTATCCTGCGGTGGACCACGCGGCCGCCACATATCCCAGCGCCGAGCAGAACGCCACGGGCTACTTCCTCGAAGCCGAGACCATGGCCTGGTTCTACAACCATTACGCGGGCACCTGGGCGGACCCGATGGATCCGCGCCTGGCGCCGCTGCAATCCCCAAGCCTGGCGAACCTGCCCCCGGCCGTGGTCGTGACCGCCGAGTTCGATCCGCTGCGCGACCAGGGAGCGGCCTACGCCGAGGCACTGCGCGCAGCGGGCAGCCATGCCGAACTGATCGAGGGGCCCGGGATGATCCATGGCTTCTTCGACATGGGCCGCTGGTCGCCCGGTGCGCAGGCCATCATCACGCGCAGCATCGATCGCTTCGGCGCACTGTTGAGGCACAAGGACTGA
- the infC gene encoding translation initiation factor IF-3, whose amino-acid sequence MRTIATEFRDRRHREERKHRLNREIMAPEVRLSGPDNEPLGIVPLQEALRMAGELDVDLVEIAATATPPVCRLMDYGKFKYLEQKKAAEAKAKQTVIEIKEVKFRPGTDDGDYNIKLRNIRRFLADGDKCKITLRFRGREITHQQLGLDLLNRLRDDLADSIQVEQFPKLEGRQMVMMIAPARKKPAAGGKPAEVSAAPAAADKA is encoded by the coding sequence GTGAGAACCATAGCTACTGAATTTCGTGATCGGCGCCACCGTGAAGAGCGCAAGCATCGCCTCAACCGTGAAATCATGGCGCCTGAAGTGCGTCTGTCTGGCCCTGACAACGAGCCGCTGGGTATCGTCCCCCTGCAGGAAGCCCTGCGCATGGCGGGCGAACTGGACGTGGACCTGGTGGAAATCGCCGCCACGGCAACCCCGCCTGTCTGCCGCCTGATGGACTACGGCAAGTTCAAGTACCTTGAGCAGAAGAAGGCTGCCGAAGCCAAGGCCAAGCAGACCGTCATCGAAATCAAGGAAGTGAAATTCCGCCCCGGTACCGACGACGGGGACTACAACATCAAGCTGCGCAACATCCGCCGTTTCCTGGCCGATGGCGACAAGTGCAAGATCACGCTGCGTTTCCGCGGCCGTGAAATCACGCACCAGCAGCTGGGTCTGGACCTGCTCAATCGTCTGCGTGACGATCTGGCGGACTCCATCCAGGTGGAGCAGTTCCCCAAGCTGGAAGGCCGCCAGATGGTGATGATGATCGCCCCGGCCCGCAAGAAGCCCGCAGCGGGCGGCAAGCCGGCAGAGGTTTCTGCTGCACCTGCGGCGGCCGATAAGGCATAA
- a CDS encoding integration host factor subunit alpha, with product MELTVESLDSPALTKAQLADLLFDEIGLNKRESKEMVDAFFELISQSLVEGEDVKLSGFGNFQIRTKAPRPGRNPRTGEAIPIEARRVVTFHASSKLKEQIQEGTAGPQA from the coding sequence ATGGAACTGACGGTGGAAAGTCTTGATTCGCCCGCGCTCACCAAGGCGCAACTGGCCGATCTGCTGTTCGACGAGATCGGCCTGAACAAGCGCGAGTCCAAGGAGATGGTGGATGCCTTCTTCGAACTGATCTCGCAAAGCCTGGTCGAGGGCGAGGATGTGAAGCTGTCGGGTTTCGGCAATTTCCAGATCCGCACCAAGGCGCCCCGCCCGGGGCGCAATCCGCGCACGGGGGAGGCGATTCCCATCGAGGCACGCCGTGTTGTCACCTTCCATGCCAGCAGCAAGCTCAAGGAGCAGATCCAGGAAGGGACGGCGGGTCCGCAGGCCTGA